One window from the genome of Lynx canadensis isolate LIC74 chromosome E3, mLynCan4.pri.v2, whole genome shotgun sequence encodes:
- the PALB2 gene encoding LOW QUALITY PROTEIN: partner and localizer of BRCA2 (The sequence of the model RefSeq protein was modified relative to this genomic sequence to represent the inferred CDS: inserted 5 bases in 4 codons; deleted 1 base in 1 codon), producing MEEPPGKPLSYEEKEKLKEKLAFLKREYSKTLARLQRAQRAEKVKNSVKKTAEEHDCLFQQDISPQLNHSESKNKVSPCETLQISTHLDEETGEKTPITLDIEPESFNLGHGPVEQLHQSDIQEHFPYQVSGPSGEKRQSKLPERRKQQQRTFTSQARESFFDTDSLILSGKRLKELEEINRENPRTPVTGRTYLSSSTCDILDSPAPVTETNVRGVLTPPSAKPQRVVDALVRGNHFPTVSTLASFTPSNNSSGQHLEHKPPKGDCELITHGLKNIIPASPVNLEAQDQKMTVSTDNPEVNKAVSASGQLPRSPDLETDNLCSVNEFAYNNLSANGNQNLKGQNHTEECLKSPHNTLDDRNESPQEKEVVSQSKSLSPEVISPASAENQTHSCTMLEGLPFPAEYYVRTTRRMSSYQRKVALEVVIQNHLGVKKKGYKNKSKEATKNLNLPSEXTDQSGIRTSDTCIRQPSSRSPQKRPSLTEVNSPTGPPKDNLSRKAVIQPSGRRHGRKTKSICXPVLDDDELLLPTFGTSGVNRSKEEVALNKEQNGKAIIHGKKDDRQKEDSLSSRNNAYLALDSAAFRASFPKNEMLSLKQLSSVLKTTDFQLPDEDFGLLKLKKLKSQSEKSVEPFVSKMYGDKLLKEGNCVVLEEMTPTQIDIEMEDLEEEILVLPGKAQPKTPNPTSQPQKKGLSSSIVLFTPFNTVTPEDNDRLTADVCSPAFPILGTTPAFGSQARCERVSTEVVGSTCSVPQLPHLKDCDRKQGDGWASPSKSDGSPVVSGREGQPSCDSDSGSQAKLLPTQSVTSEENQLCRNMHVESWNQSTEQTEVADLPACNGLIPGHLQLVSKLKNPSGSCSVDVSAMWWEIAGFKEPCIITACEYVVSLWKPLDTWQWEKLYSWHFTEVPVLQIVPVPDVCNLVCVALGNLEIREIRSLLCSSDGGCEKQVLLSSGNIKAVLGLTERRLVSSSGTLCDQRVEIMTFAEDGRSKEKQFLMSPEETVLTFAEVQGVQEALLGTTVMNNIVIWNLKTGQLLKKMHIGDSYQASVCHKAYSEMGLLFVVLSHPCAKESEPLGSPVFQLIVINPKTTLSXGVMLYCLPQGQAGRFLEGDVKDHFAAAVLTSGTIAIWDLLLGHCTALLPPVSDQHWSFVKWSGTXSHLLAGQKDGNIFVYRN from the exons ATGGAAGAGCCTCCCGGGAAACCTCTCAGctatgaggaaaaggaaaag ttgAAGGAAAAGTTAGCATTCTTGAAAAGGGAATACAGCAAGACGCTGGCCCGCCTCCAG cgTGCCCAAAGAGCTGAGAAGGTTAAGAATTCTGTTAAGAAAACAGCAGAAGAACATGATTGCTTGTTCCAGCAGGACATTTCACCACAGCTAAACCACTCAG aatctaaaaataaagtatctcCTTGTGAGACATTACAAATCAGCACCCATCTGGATGAAGAAACTGGAGAAAAGACACCTATCACACTTGACATTGAGCCTGAGTCCTTCAACCTTGGACATGGCCCCGTGGAACAATTACAT CAAAGTGATATCCAAGAACATTTTCCCTACCAGGTCAGTGGTCCTAGTGGTGAGAAAAGGCAGAGTAAGTTGCCGGAGAGAAGAAAGCAGCAGCAGAGAACATTTACTTCACAGGCGAGAGAATCTTTCTTTGACACGGATTCACTCATACTCTCTGGAAAAAGACTAAAGGAACTGGAAGAAATCAATAGAGAGAATCCTAGAACACCTGTAACTGGAAGAACTTACCTTTCAAGTTCTACGTGTGACATTCTGGATTCTCCAGCACCAGTGACAGAAACTAACGTAAGGGGCGTATTAACTCCACCATCTGCCAAACCACAAAGAGTTGTTGATGCACTCGTAAGAGGAAATCATTTCCCCACAGTGTCTACACTTGCTTCATTTACTCCATCAAATAACAGTAGTGGTCAGCACCTTGAACATAAGCCTCCTAAAGGCGACTGTGAACTCATTACTCATGGTTTAAAAAACATTATCCCTGCTTCACCTGTAAACCTAGAGGCACAAGACCAAAAAATGACTGTCTCTACAGATAACCCAGAGGTAAATAAAGCTGTAAGTGCAAGTGGCCAGCTGCCTAGAAGTCCTGACTTAGAGACAGATAATTTGTGCTCTGTGAATGAATTCGCTTACAATAACTTAtcagcaaatggaaaccaaaatttaaaaggaCAGAATCACACAGAGGAGTGTTTAAAATCTCCCCATAACACTCTTGATGATAGAAATGAAAGTCCTCAGGAAAAAGAGGTTGTAAGTCAATCTAAGAGTCTTAGCCCAGAAGTAATCTCTCCTGCTTCTGCAGAAAATCAAACACATTCTTGCACAATGCTCGAAGGCCTTCCATTTCCCGCAGAATATTATGTTAGAACAACACGACGCATGTCAAGTTACCAGAGAAAAGTAGCCCTGGAAGTTGTAATTCAAAATCATTTGGGTGTCAAAAAGAAagggtataaaaataaaagtaaggagGCAACTAAAAATTTAAACCTTCCCAGTG AAACTGACCAGAGTGGAATTAGGACCTCTGACACATGCATAAGACAACCAAGTTCAAGAAGTCCTCAGAAACGTCCCTCTTTAACTGAAGTCAACTCTCCCACTGGGCCCCCTAAAGATAACCTTTCCAGGAAGGCAGTTATCCAGCCATCTGGTAGGAGACacggaagaaaaacaaagtcaatcTG CCCTGTATTAGATGATGATGAACTCCTTTTGCCAACTTTTGGCACATCAGGTGTTAATAGATCCAAGGAAGAGGTTGCCTTGAACAAAGAGCAGAATGGAAAGGCAATTATTCATG GGAAGAAAGATGATCGTCAAAAAGAGGACTCCCTTTCTTCCAGAAATAATGCTTATTTGGCTTTGGATTCTGCTGCATTCAGGGCTTCATTTCCTAAGAATGAGATGCTAAGTTTAAAGCAACTGTCCTCTGTTCTCAAAACCACAGATTTTCAGTTACCTGATGAAGACTTTGGACTTCTTAAGCTTAAGAAACTGAAGTCCCAATCAGAAAAATCAGTGGAGCCTTTTGTATCAAAAATGTATGGGGATAAGCTCCTTAAGGAGGGAAACTGTGTTGTTTTGGAAGAAATGACGCCTACACAAATTGATATTGAAATGGAGGACTTGGAAGAGGAAATTCTTGTTCTCCCAGGAAAAGCACAACCTAAAACACCAAACCCAACAAGCCAACCTCAGAAGAAGGGCCTTTCTTCATCCATAGTACTTTTCACTCCTTTCAATACCGTCACCCCTGAGGATAATGACAGACTGACAGCAGATGTGTGTTCGCCCGCCTTCCCCATCCTAGGCACTACTCCAGCTTTCGGCTCCCAAGCACGCTGTGAAAGAGTGTCCACGGAGGTGGTTGGATCAACTTGCTCTGTACCCCAACTTCCTCACTTGAAAGACTGTGATCGGAAGCAAGGCGACGGTTGGGCCAGCCCCTCAAAATCAGATGGCAGCCCGGTTGTGTCAGGTCGGGAAGGACAGCCTTCCTGTGACAGTGATTCTGGTTCCCAAGCAAAACTTCTTCCCACTCAGTCAGTCACTTCCGAAGAAAATCAGCTGTGTAGAAATATGCACGTGGAGTCGTGGAACCAGTCCACTGAGCAG ACTGAAGTAGCAGACCTTCCTGCTTGTAATGGCTTAATCCCAGGCCACCTACAATTGGTTTCGAAGTTAAAG AATCCTTCTGGTTCCTGTTCCGTGGACGTGAGTGCCATGTGGTGGGAAATAGCCGGTTTCAAAGAGCCATGTATCATAACTGCCTGTGAATACGTAGTTTCTCTTTGGAAACCTCTAGATACTTGGCAGTGGGAAAAACTTTATTCCTGGCACTTTACAGAG GTTCCAGTGTTACAGATAGTTCCAGTGCCTGATGTTTGTAACCTCGTGTGCGTGGCTTTGGGAAATTTGGAAATCAGGGAAATCAG GTCATTACTTTGTTCCTCTGATGGTGGATGTGAAAAGCAAGTGCTACTGAGTTCTGGAAATATAAAAGCTGTGCTTGGCCTGACAGAGAGGAGGCTAGTCAGTAGCAGTGGGACCCTTTGTGACCAACGAGTAGAAATCATGACATTTGCAGAAGATGGAAG aagcaaagaaaaacaatttttgatgTCCCCTGAAGAGACTGTACTAACTTTTGCTGAGGTGCAAGGCGTGCAGGAAGCTCTGCTTGGTACCACTGTAATGAACAACATTGTTATTTG GAATTTAAAAACTGGTCAGCTCCTGAAAAAGATGCACATTGGTGATTCCTACCAAGCTTCAGTCTGTCACAAAGCCTATTCTGAAATG GGGCTCCTGTTTGTTGTCCTGAGCCATCCTTGTGCCAAAGAGAGTGAGCCGTTGGGAAGCCCCGTGTTTCAGCTGATTGTGATTAACCCTAAGACAACCCTGA GTGGTGTGATGCTCTACTGTCTTCCCCAAGGGCAGGCTGGAAG GTTCCTGGAAGGTGATGTGAAAGATCATTTTGCAGCGGCAGTATTGACTTCTGGAACAATCGCCATCTGGGACTTACTTCTGGGTCATTGTactgccctcctcccacctgtCTCTGACCAACATTGGTCTTTCGTTAAATGGTCAGGTA ATTCTCATTTGTTGGCCggacaaaaagatggaaatataTTTGTCTACCGCAACTAA